The Streptomyces sp. NBC_00102 genome segment ACCGCCGCGTCCGAGCGCGGTGAGAAGTGGCCCATGCTGACCGCCTACGACGCGATGACCGCGTCCGTCTTCGACGAGGCCGGCATCCCGGTCCTGCTCGTCGGCGACTCCATGGGGAACTGTCACCTCGGCTACGAGACCACCGTGCCGGTCACGATGGACGAGATCACCATGCTGTCGGCCGCCGTCGTACGGGGCACCAAGCGCGCCCTGGTCGTCGGCGACCTGCCCTTCGGTTCGTACCAGGAGGGTCCTGTACAGGCGCTCCGCAACGCCACCCGGCTGGTCAAGGAGGCCGGGGTCGGTGCCGTGAAGCTGGAGGGCGGCGAGCGCAGCTACGAGCAGATCCGGCTGCTGGTCGAGTCCGGCATCCCGGTCATGGCCCACATCGGCCTCACCCCGCAGTCGGTCAACGCCATGGGCTACCGGGTGCAGGGGCGCGGCGAGGAGGCCTCGCACAAGCTGCTGCGGGACGCCAAGGCCGTGCAGGACGCGGGGGCGTTCGCGGTCGTCCTGGAGCTGGTCCCGGCCGAGCTGGCGGCCGAGGTCACCCGCACCCTGCACATCCCCACCGTCGGCATCGGCGCCGGCGCCGGGACGAGTGCCCAGGTGCTCGTCTACACCGACATGGTGGGGCTGACCGGCGGCAAGGTGCCGCGCTTCACCAAGCAGTACGCGAACCTGCGCCAGGTCATGGGCGACGCGGCGAAGGAATTCGCGGGCGAGGTCGTCGGCGGCACGTTCCCGGCCCCCGAGCACACCTTCCACTGACGGCACGGGCGGGCCCGGCCCACGCACGCCGCCCGCCCACTCCGTCGCCCGGCGGTACGGGTCCCACCCGCACCGCCGGCCACACAGCCACCTCCGGCACCACCGTCAGCCCGCCGACATCCCCCATCGGCGGGCTGACGCATGCCTGTCGGCGGACCGACACCTGCTTGTCGGCGATATATCGGCGAACTGTCGGCCGCCTCTGGTCCCATGGTGGACATGACGCGAAACGACATGAACCCCGGGCGCGGAATCGCCATCGAAGTACGGGGGCTGGTGAAGCACTACGGCACCACCAAGGCACTGGACGGTGTCGACCTCGACGTGCGCGAGGGCACCGTGCTCGGTGTTCTCGGTCCGAACGGCGCGGGCAAGACGACGCTCGTGCGCGCCCTCTCCACGCTCATCGTGCCCGACGCGGGCCACGCGACGGTCGCCGGCTACGACGTGGTGAGGCAGCCCCGGCAGCTGCGCCGCGCCATCGGCCTGACCGGCCAGTACGCCTCCGTCGACGAGAAACTCTCCGGCTGGGAGAACCTCTACATGATCGGCCGGCTCCTCGACCTCTCCCGCAAGGAGGCCCGCAGCCGCTCCGACGAGCTGCTGGAGCGGTTCTCGCTCACCGAGGCGGCCCGCCGCCCCGCGATGGACTACTCCGGCGGCATGCGGCGCAGGCTCGACCTGGCCGCCTCCATGATCGGCCGCCCGGCCGTCCTCTACTTGGACGAGCCGACGACGGGGCTCGACCCCCGTACCCGCAACGAGGTCTGGGACGAGGTGCAGCGGATGGTCGCCGAAGGGGCGACCGTGCTGCTCACCACCCAGTACATGGAAGAGGCCGAGCAGCTCGCGAGCGAGCTGACGGTGATCGACAAGGGCCGCATCATCGCCCGCGGCGGGGTCGACGAGCTGAAGGCGAAGGTCGGCGGCCGGACCCTCCAGATCCGCCCGTCCGACCCGGCCGACCTGCAGCCGATGGCGCGCGCCCTCCACGAGGCCGGCCTCGACGGGGTCGCCGGCGCACAGGCGGTCCCGGACGAGGGCCTGCTGTACGTACCGATCCTGACCGACGGGCAACTGACCGCCGTCATCGGCCTGTTGGGCACCCGGGGTTTCTCGCTCGCCCATGTCGCCACCGCACTGCCCAGCCTGGACGAGGTCTTCCTCGCCATCACCGGCGGCAAGTCCACGTCCGCCGCCGCTCCGACCGACGAGGAGGTCGCCGCATGAGTACGACGACGCTGACGAAGTCCCCCACCGACCAGGCGCCGGTCCGGCCCGTGAGCGACGAGGGGAAGATCGGGCTGCGCGCCAACCTGCGCCACATCGGGGCGCTGACCCGGCGCAACCTGCTCCAGATCAAAAAAGACCCCGAGTCGATGTTCGACGCGCTGCTGATGCCGGTCATCTTCACGCTGCTGTTCACGTACGTCTTCGGCGGCTCGGTCGGCGGCTCCCTCGGCGGCGGCCGTGAGGAGTACCTCAACTACCTGATCCCCGGGCTGATGGCCATGATGGGGATGAACATCGCCTCCGCCGTGGGCACCGGGGTCAACGACGACTTCCGCAAGGGCGTCATGGACCGGTTCCGCACGATGCCGATCGCCCGGTCCTCGGTGCTGATCGCGAAGAT includes the following:
- the panB gene encoding 3-methyl-2-oxobutanoate hydroxymethyltransferase, with product MSLNAAQNQSAHPAGPSPSDSGKTLYGGKSTRRITVHDITAASERGEKWPMLTAYDAMTASVFDEAGIPVLLVGDSMGNCHLGYETTVPVTMDEITMLSAAVVRGTKRALVVGDLPFGSYQEGPVQALRNATRLVKEAGVGAVKLEGGERSYEQIRLLVESGIPVMAHIGLTPQSVNAMGYRVQGRGEEASHKLLRDAKAVQDAGAFAVVLELVPAELAAEVTRTLHIPTVGIGAGAGTSAQVLVYTDMVGLTGGKVPRFTKQYANLRQVMGDAAKEFAGEVVGGTFPAPEHTFH
- a CDS encoding ATP-binding cassette domain-containing protein, whose translation is MVDMTRNDMNPGRGIAIEVRGLVKHYGTTKALDGVDLDVREGTVLGVLGPNGAGKTTLVRALSTLIVPDAGHATVAGYDVVRQPRQLRRAIGLTGQYASVDEKLSGWENLYMIGRLLDLSRKEARSRSDELLERFSLTEAARRPAMDYSGGMRRRLDLAASMIGRPAVLYLDEPTTGLDPRTRNEVWDEVQRMVAEGATVLLTTQYMEEAEQLASELTVIDKGRIIARGGVDELKAKVGGRTLQIRPSDPADLQPMARALHEAGLDGVAGAQAVPDEGLLYVPILTDGQLTAVIGLLGTRGFSLAHVATALPSLDEVFLAITGGKSTSAAAPTDEEVAA